The region CGGTACCAAGGCTATTGCCCCCTCTGGCTCTTCGGGATCTGGACATTGGAATTACCATTTCAATCGCGTGTCAATTGTCTGATGAAGTACCGACAGGATGGATTCGAAGCCGAGGAACGATTACGAGGGTTTCTGAAAAGGTTTGGGGATAGTTCCTGATTCTTATCACACCAGCTGCCGGAGCACTTCGGCCAGGCGCCACCCGGCCAGCACCATTCGCCCGGCCGCCAGCTTGCGGGCCAAGTTCGGATAGTCAGGTGGCAGAACAGCGCCGTGGTCCCGGTCAACGCCAGCAGGCAGCGTGCCGTGTCGATACGCCCACAGGGCCAGGTCGTAGCTTTCCGGATAAATGGTTGCGTCGAGGGTGTCGAGCGCTACCGGAGGCAGCCATTTTCCGCGCTGGTAGAGGCGGCGGGCGGCCTGCGCCACATCGTGCGGCTGCTCCGACTGCAGCACCAGCCCATCCCAAAAGTAGTGGAGGTTGATGGTGGTATCGGCTTCGGTCGGGCGGATAAAAAACAGATTACCGCCCCGGTCGCCCTCCGGAAACTGGTCGGAGAAAAACGCCGCCGTGTGCAACGGCTGGTGCAGGTCACCCACGAGGTGAAACAACCACGCCAGGGCAATGGCGCGGGCTTCGGCCGTGGTGTCGGCGCGGAAGATGCCCAGGTTGCGCTGGTAAGCGTACAGAATATTTTCAGGCGGCTGCGCTTCGGCGATGGGGACCGGCGTCTGGCGGGTGGCCGACAGCGGCGGATTGACGTAGTGCCATGTGGGGTGGTAATGGGGCGTATTGCGCGTTTCGTCGGCCCACTTGGCGGCGGCCATAAATATGAACTGTTGCTGCACCTCGGCCGAAGGGTCCGCCAGCTGACGGCTTTCTTCTTCCCACGCGGCATACTGCGGATGGGCCTTCAGCAGCGCAAGCACCTGCGGAATAACGTCCGGATGGCCCTGGGCGAGGTAGCGATACGCCAGCGCACCGGAAACCATGTGCCCGGCCCGCGTCCAGGCGTGGACCGGAGCCACCACCAGCCCGAGCCACAGGCAGCACATCCATCCGTTTCGAACCAACAGGGCAAGGAGCAGCTTCAATGCGTACATCAACACAACAACCGTGAGTATTCTTTCCGATCTCCGGAAGCACGAAACTACAGAAACCCCGCGCCATCCCGCTTATTTCGCTATTGTTTTCTATGACATTTCCCACGTAATTTTGGCAAATTGCGACATTTTACTGCTGACCCGTACTACCATCAGGGCAGCGGTAGCTGGAACAACCCGACTCGTTTGCAACGGAGGAACATGAGCAAGCGGGACTCATCAGATGCTGTGACAACCTATAGCCCCCACGCGAAACGCCGCGTGCCCACCCTTGTTCGTTTCCATTTCTGTTGATTAGTGCATTTATGAAGCATACTCTACTCTTCTTTCTGATGTT is a window of Catalinimonas alkaloidigena DNA encoding:
- a CDS encoding S1/P1 nuclease, encoding MYALKLLLALLVRNGWMCCLWLGLVVAPVHAWTRAGHMVSGALAYRYLAQGHPDVIPQVLALLKAHPQYAAWEEESRQLADPSAEVQQQFIFMAAAKWADETRNTPHYHPTWHYVNPPLSATRQTPVPIAEAQPPENILYAYQRNLGIFRADTTAEARAIALAWLFHLVGDLHQPLHTAAFFSDQFPEGDRGGNLFFIRPTEADTTINLHYFWDGLVLQSEQPHDVAQAARRLYQRGKWLPPVALDTLDATIYPESYDLALWAYRHGTLPAGVDRDHGAVLPPDYPNLARKLAAGRMVLAGWRLAEVLRQLV